From the genome of Acidobacteriota bacterium:
CGATCCGGGCGAGCGGGATCCGGCCATCGCGGACGGCCGCCGCGAGATAGGCGATGACCCTGGCCGGCTCGGGCGGCAGGAGGAGCTGGTCGGCGCCGGCCAGGACGGCCCGCAGGGCCGCTTCCTCGGTCGAGAAGCCGGCCGCCACGCCGCGCATCTCGAGCGCGTCGGTGACGATGAGCCCCTTGAAGCCCATCTTCCCCCTCAGGACTCCGGTCAGGATGGGGGCCGAGAGCGTCGCCGGCAGGCCGGGCGTCGGGTCGAGGGCCGGCACGGCCAGGTGGGCGGTCATGACCGACCTGACGCCGGCGGCGATGGCCGACTGGAACGGGAAGAGCTCGACCTTCTCCAGCCGGTCCAGGCCGGCGGTGATGGTCGGCATCATGCTGTGGGAGTCCTGGGACGTGTCGCCGTGGCCCGGGAAATGCTTGGCCGTGGCGATCATGCCGTTGTCCTGGACGCCGCGGATGAAGGCGTCGGCCAGCCGGGCGACCAGGGCCGGGTCGGCGCCGATCGAGCGGGTGTTGATGATCGGGTTGTCGGGATTGATGTTGACGTCGACGACCGGGGCGTAGGCCACGTGGACGCCCATGGCCCGGCCCTCCAGGGCGGTCGTCCGGCCCATGGCGTAGGCGAGCTCCTCGGAGCCGGTCGCGCCGAGGGCCATGAACGGCGGGAAGAGGGTGGCGGCCGTGACCCGGTTGGCCGCCCCGCGCTCGAAATCGGAGGCCACGAGCAGGGGGACCTTGGCCAGCTTCTGGAAGGAGTTGACGAGCTCGGCCGTCTCGTAGACCCGGGCCGGGGCGAAGAGGACCAGCCCGCCGATCCCCGACTTCGCGACGAGCGATTCGAGCTCCCTGATATAGGCGCTGTCGGCGTTGCGGAACTCGCCGGCGAACCGGCAGGCGATCATCTGGCCGACCTTCTCCTCGACGGTCAACTTCTTGAGGGTCCGGGCGACCCAGCCGCCGTCGGGGGCGGCCAGGCGCGGAACGGCGGCCGGAGCCGGCACGCGGGCGCAGCCGGCCGCGCCGAGGACGATCAGGAGCGCCGCGGCGAGGGGCGCGGCTTGCCGTCTCTTCATGTTTCCCTTCCCTTCAGGCCGGAACGCGGAGCGGGGGTCACTTGAGCGCGTATCTCAGGACGAACAGCCCGGCAAAGGCGTAAATCAGCCAATGGACCCGGCGCCCCTGTCCGGCCGCGACCTTGAGCAGGACGTA
Proteins encoded in this window:
- a CDS encoding glycoside hydrolase family 3 N-terminal domain-containing protein, with protein sequence MKRRQAAPLAAALLIVLGAAGCARVPAPAAVPRLAAPDGGWVARTLKKLTVEEKVGQMIACRFAGEFRNADSAYIRELESLVAKSGIGGLVLFAPARVYETAELVNSFQKLAKVPLLVASDFERGAANRVTAATLFPPFMALGATGSEELAYAMGRTTALEGRAMGVHVAYAPVVDVNINPDNPIINTRSIGADPALVARLADAFIRGVQDNGMIATAKHFPGHGDTSQDSHSMMPTITAGLDRLEKVELFPFQSAIAAGVRSVMTAHLAVPALDPTPGLPATLSAPILTGVLRGKMGFKGLIVTDALEMRGVAAGFSTEEAALRAVLAGADQLLLPPEPARVIAYLAAAVRDGRIPLARIDESVRRILEAKAAVGLNRNRFVDVDALRRRVAPQASLDLAEKVLESSVTLVKNEGDVLPLAAGLGQLAVLSLSSDFGDYFAGQSFVGAMSSRFPQAAAFYADADTGQDRLDEACAAAARADIVVVALFSRLADTKGTVGLEPRHIDLIGRLAALPDGPKVVVLSFGSPYLLRHFPDVDAYLCLYKDTAETQAAGARAVCAEMDINGKLPVSIPGLYPVGHGLALKRRTP